In the Pseudolabrys taiwanensis genome, one interval contains:
- a CDS encoding DMT family transporter, which yields MRPVALSPSVPSAVSPGIPLPLMVGIFCVLWSSAFGAAKIAIADCPPLLLLGTRFLMAGVLMLGAAKLQGARWTLGRRDVVLFAVLGIANQAIYLGLGYLGLREVSSGLSVIIVSTAPIATAVFAYLALGERMTWGKSLGLLLGIGGVAYIVESRLSMGGGDHLRGILLSVAAMLSLVAGTILFKRFAPKDGLWLGNGVQSLAAGIATMPFALSFESVGDVVVTWRLVVAFAYLVFIVSVFAYLLWFRILAVSGATAASSYYFLMPPLGMLFGWLLLGEQVAFADMLGIVPVVFGIYLVTRPVSRA from the coding sequence ATGCGCCCAGTCGCCCTCTCGCCCTCGGTTCCATCCGCGGTCTCGCCCGGTATCCCGCTGCCGCTCATGGTCGGCATCTTCTGCGTGCTCTGGAGCTCCGCTTTCGGTGCCGCCAAGATCGCCATCGCCGACTGCCCGCCGCTCTTGTTGCTCGGCACGCGTTTTCTGATGGCGGGTGTCCTCATGTTGGGAGCGGCCAAGCTGCAGGGCGCGCGCTGGACGCTCGGCCGCCGCGACGTCGTCCTGTTCGCCGTGCTCGGCATCGCCAACCAGGCGATTTACCTCGGCCTCGGTTACCTCGGCCTGCGCGAGGTCTCCTCCGGCCTGTCGGTGATCATCGTCAGCACGGCGCCGATCGCGACTGCGGTGTTCGCCTATCTGGCGCTGGGCGAGCGCATGACCTGGGGCAAGAGCCTCGGCCTGCTGCTCGGTATCGGCGGCGTCGCCTACATCGTCGAAAGTCGGCTTTCGATGGGCGGCGGGGATCATCTGCGCGGCATTCTGCTGTCGGTCGCGGCGATGCTGTCGCTCGTCGCCGGCACGATCCTGTTCAAGCGCTTCGCGCCGAAGGATGGGCTCTGGCTCGGCAACGGCGTTCAAAGTCTCGCCGCCGGCATCGCCACGATGCCTTTCGCGCTGAGCTTCGAGAGCGTCGGCGATGTCGTCGTGACGTGGCGATTGGTCGTGGCCTTCGCCTATCTCGTCTTCATCGTGTCGGTCTTCGCTTATTTGCTCTGGTTCCGGATCCTCGCAGTGTCCGGCGCGACGGCGGCCAGTTCCTATTACTTCCTGATGCCGCCGCTCGGCATGCTGTTCGGCTGGCTGCTGCTGGGGGAACAGGTCGCCTTCGCGGACATGCTCGGCATCGTGCCGGTGGTGTTCGGCATCTATCTGGTGACGCGGCCGGTCAGTCGCGCCTGA
- a CDS encoding TIGR02186 family protein, with translation MRRLAFTLVLLVAGAAPAAAEKLVVSLSNHRVAVTSSFTGEELVLFGTIEPDRPRAALRSAYDLVVTVTGPKQTLRTRRKERVLGIWVNTDTREFVSVPAYLAVLSNQPVNTVANAETLRRLQVGIDNFLLPQRIGPDVADTVPNDPFRTAFVRLQTQYGLYRQSGTAVTFLTPTVFRATIPLPSNAPTGSYPIDVKLFADGEMVARTSSALEVIKAGFEQFVAESARDHGLLYGLATAMMALLTGWFASVVFRRD, from the coding sequence ATGCGCCGGCTCGCATTCACGCTCGTCTTGCTTGTCGCCGGCGCAGCCCCCGCCGCGGCCGAAAAGCTCGTGGTCTCGCTCTCCAACCACCGTGTCGCTGTGACCTCGAGCTTTACCGGCGAGGAGCTGGTGCTGTTCGGCACCATCGAGCCCGACCGGCCGCGCGCAGCCTTGCGCTCCGCATACGATCTCGTCGTAACCGTGACGGGTCCCAAGCAGACATTACGCACACGCCGCAAAGAGCGCGTGCTTGGCATCTGGGTCAACACCGACACGCGCGAGTTCGTGAGCGTACCGGCTTATCTGGCCGTGCTGAGCAACCAGCCGGTCAATACCGTCGCGAATGCCGAGACGCTGCGCCGGCTGCAAGTCGGCATCGATAACTTTCTCCTGCCGCAGCGCATCGGACCGGATGTCGCCGATACGGTGCCCAACGATCCGTTCCGCACCGCCTTCGTACGCCTGCAGACGCAATACGGGCTTTACCGGCAATCCGGCACGGCAGTGACCTTCCTGACCCCGACCGTATTCCGCGCCACCATCCCGCTGCCATCCAATGCCCCGACCGGCAGTTACCCGATCGACGTCAAACTGTTCGCGGACGGTGAGATGGTGGCGCGCACCAGCTCGGCGTTGGAAGTGATCAAGGCCGGCTTCGAACAGTTTGTCGCGGAGTCGGCGCGCGACCATGGACTGCTCTACGGCCTTGCCACCGCGATGATGGCGTTGCTCACTGGCTGGTTCGCCAGCGTGGTGTTCAGGCGCGACTGA
- a CDS encoding ligase-associated DNA damage response DEXH box helicase, translating into MLLLERHEALPDVFTRWFAARGWVPRAHQLALLEKARAGRSALLIAPTGGGKTLAGFLPTLVELYEQNTPRAERVPLPPRSGGEKKKLVSTGRSIRREGGLHTLYISPLKALAVDIARNLETPVREMKLPIRLETRTGDTPASKRQRQRRDPPDILLTTPEQLALLLASADAPYLFGSLKRVILDELHSLVLSKRGDLLSLDLARLFVLAPQLTTIGLSATVAEPDDLRRFLVPQPLDGAAMADLVLGQAGAQPQVTMLDTAAHLPWAGHSARHALPEIYDLIRTHKTTLIFVNTRSQAEFLFQELWGINDDNLAIALHHGSLDVAQRRRVEDAMTQGKLRAVVCTSSLDLGVDWGDVDLVVNVGAPKGSSRLLQRVGRSNHRLDEPSQAVLVPANRFEVLECRAAIDAVAENAQDTPPARTGALDVLAQHILGRACGEPFLADDLFAEVRAAAPYASLTRRDFDDAIDFVATGGYALKAYERFAKIRQGADGKWRITHPNIAQRYRMNVGTIVEADMIKVRLVRSRGSGAVVARGGRILGQVEEYFIETLTPGDTFVFAGEVLKYETLVEDEVYVSRATGADPKVPAYEGGKFPLSTYLAARVRAILASHDAWRALPDQVREWLEIQEWRSLLPKAGDLLVETFPRAAKYYLVCYPFEGRLAHQTLGMLLTRRLERARLKPMGFVANEYALAVWGLGDLGLRIERGDVSLAKLFDEDMLGDDLEEWLAESALMKRTFRNCAIISGLIERRFPGEEKSRRQMTISTDLVYDVLRKHQPDHLLLRAARGDAATGLLDIKRLGEMLSRIKGRIVHKPLDHVSPLSVPVLLEIGRETVYGEASDALLAEAADELIKEAMQ; encoded by the coding sequence ATACTGCTGCTCGAACGTCATGAAGCATTGCCCGACGTGTTCACGCGCTGGTTCGCCGCGCGCGGCTGGGTGCCACGCGCGCATCAGCTTGCATTGTTGGAGAAGGCACGGGCGGGACGTTCAGCGCTGTTGATCGCGCCGACGGGCGGCGGCAAGACCTTGGCGGGTTTTCTGCCGACCCTGGTGGAGTTGTACGAACAAAATACGCCACGGGCGGAGCGCGTTCCCCTCCCCCCGCGCAGCGGAGGGGAGAAGAAGAAACTCGTTTCCACCGGCCGCTCGATCCGTCGCGAAGGCGGGCTGCACACGCTCTACATCTCACCGCTCAAGGCGCTTGCCGTCGACATCGCGCGCAACCTCGAAACGCCCGTGCGCGAGATGAAGCTGCCGATCCGGCTCGAGACGCGCACCGGCGATACGCCCGCCTCGAAGCGTCAGCGGCAGCGACGCGATCCGCCCGACATCCTGCTTACCACGCCCGAACAGCTTGCGCTTTTGTTGGCGAGCGCCGATGCGCCTTATCTGTTCGGCAGCTTGAAGCGTGTCATCCTCGACGAATTGCATTCGCTGGTGCTGTCGAAGCGAGGCGATCTGTTGTCGCTGGATCTGGCGCGCCTGTTCGTGCTGGCGCCGCAGCTCACGACCATCGGTCTGTCGGCGACCGTCGCCGAGCCTGACGATCTGCGCCGTTTCCTGGTGCCCCAACCGCTCGATGGCGCAGCGATGGCCGACCTGGTGCTCGGGCAGGCCGGCGCGCAGCCACAGGTCACGATGCTCGACACGGCGGCGCATCTGCCCTGGGCGGGGCATTCGGCGCGCCATGCGCTGCCTGAGATCTACGACCTGATCAGGACGCACAAGACCACGCTCATCTTCGTCAATACGCGCAGCCAGGCCGAGTTCTTGTTTCAAGAGCTTTGGGGCATCAACGACGACAATCTCGCCATCGCCCTGCATCACGGTTCGCTCGACGTCGCGCAACGGCGCCGAGTCGAGGATGCGATGACGCAAGGCAAATTGCGCGCGGTGGTGTGCACCTCCTCGCTCGATCTCGGCGTCGACTGGGGCGACGTCGATCTCGTCGTCAATGTCGGCGCGCCGAAGGGCTCATCGCGCTTACTGCAACGGGTCGGCCGCTCCAATCACCGGCTCGACGAGCCGTCGCAAGCCGTGCTCGTGCCGGCCAACCGCTTCGAAGTTTTGGAATGCCGTGCGGCGATCGATGCGGTCGCCGAGAACGCGCAGGACACGCCGCCGGCGCGCACGGGTGCGCTCGATGTGCTGGCGCAGCATATTCTCGGCCGCGCCTGCGGCGAGCCGTTTCTCGCCGACGATCTGTTCGCGGAGGTGCGCGCCGCCGCGCCTTACGCATCGCTGACGCGGCGCGATTTCGACGATGCGATCGATTTCGTCGCCACCGGCGGCTACGCGCTAAAGGCTTACGAGCGCTTTGCCAAGATCCGGCAGGGCGCGGACGGCAAGTGGCGCATCACCCATCCGAACATCGCACAGCGCTATCGCATGAATGTCGGCACCATCGTCGAGGCCGACATGATCAAGGTGCGCCTCGTGCGCTCGCGCGGATCCGGCGCCGTCGTCGCGCGGGGCGGGCGCATTCTCGGACAAGTGGAGGAATACTTCATCGAGACGTTGACGCCCGGCGACACCTTCGTGTTCGCCGGCGAGGTTCTCAAATACGAGACCCTGGTCGAGGATGAGGTCTACGTCTCGCGCGCAACCGGCGCCGATCCCAAAGTACCGGCCTATGAGGGCGGCAAGTTCCCGCTGTCGACTTATCTCGCCGCGCGTGTGCGCGCGATCCTGGCCTCACATGACGCCTGGCGCGCGCTGCCCGACCAAGTGCGCGAATGGCTGGAGATCCAGGAGTGGCGGTCGCTCTTGCCCAAAGCCGGCGATCTCCTGGTCGAGACCTTTCCACGCGCCGCCAAGTATTACCTCGTCTGCTATCCCTTCGAGGGCCGTCTCGCGCACCAGACGCTCGGTATGCTGCTGACGCGGCGCTTGGAGCGCGCGCGCCTCAAGCCGATGGGCTTCGTCGCCAACGAGTATGCGCTGGCGGTGTGGGGCCTCGGCGATCTCGGCTTGCGCATCGAGCGCGGCGATGTGTCGCTCGCCAAGCTGTTCGACGAGGACATGCTCGGCGACGACCTGGAAGAGTGGCTCGCCGAATCGGCGCTGATGAAACGCACCTTCCGCAATTGCGCCATCATCTCCGGGCTGATCGAACGCCGGTTCCCTGGGGAAGAGAAGTCGCGCCGGCAGATGACGATCTCGACCGACCTCGTCTATGACGTGCTGCGCAAGCATCAACCCGATCACCTTCTCTTGCGCGCGGCCCGGGGAGATGCCGCGACTGGGCTGCTCGACATCAAGCGGCTCGGCGAGATGCTGTCGCGCATCAAGGGCAGAATCGTGCATAAGCCGCTGGACCACGTGTCGCCGTTGTCGGTTCCGGTGCTGCTCGAGATCGGGCGGGAGACGGTCTATGGTGAGGCGTCGGACGCGTTGCTGGCGGAAGCCGCGGACGAACTGATCAAGGAAGCGATGCAGTGA
- a CDS encoding tetratricopeptide repeat protein, giving the protein MPWSVKGIRPEARESAREAARRSGMSLGDWLNSVILQQAATNGTQPGADEDEDFYGEDLTSVHQRLDELTRKIDHFARTGPQAYAPKRQRESREDNDQLAALISRLDHRIDQFVTTARTLPQVAPPMAPAIAPAMAPYVPQQAPAPAHMPPPAHHMPPPQHMTPPQHIQMPQPMPPVQMPPALDRAIAEISARQRALNGAATQPAIRQPAPPPAEPQPRPQPQPPLPMVLQPVPTQDLSGLEDQLRRITDQIETLRKPGVEEAINALRGELGEIGRALNEAMPRRAIDTIERQIQGLNQRIAEGRHNGIDGGALAGVESALAEVRDALRGLTPAENLVGFNEAVHGLAHKIDLIVAQKDPATLNQLEHAITTLRDMSQHVASNEAVGELAAQVHALSERVEHLSAAGPGSDALNHLEHRIDALARALAERAQNGNVVPPRLEALVQSLTDKIELIQQRRGDNVAVDHLEDRIVKLVERLDASDSRLGHLETIERGLADLLVHIEDMRTNRQSEALRAEGGPAVDALKQDIARTQNVLEAVNGTLGHVVDRLAMIEKDIRGEKRSGPAFHSDTLELTQPMPGKVAVRMVEEAPPTVPHMPPAPQLDIQRAPAPQPQPPMQFARPPAPPMMAPQAPPHAAPQAAGPHPAQRRMPPAGHGPINPDLPPDQPLEPGSGPPRVRPGARIAMSEAALGPARPTAAAPADSKSNFIAAARRAARAAVDEAASHLPRQGAEQPDDASPKSRAGLIKRVKSLIVAASIVAGVVGAVQIMGNMVHRPLPLTTKSIKSSDADAAKADALDAADDDAVADGPAANPLATPADRATPSDRAAAPIAPTAPAAPSAPSLVPAPLNFNQNMPSLLAPPAMNPPAANDITGSIPKPAKPLPTARQQETSAGVYNDRLPIAIGGTKLREAALAGSGAAAYEVATRYAEGRGVPASLDDAARWYERAAAKGLAPAQFRYASLLEKGQGVKKDLTQARKLYLAAAAKGNAKAMHNLAVLYAEGVDGKPDYAAAAQWFTKAAQHGVPDSQYNLGVLAARGLGTPKSLTDSYKWFALAAAQGDKEATRKRDEVAGQLAPAALSAAQQAVAAFVPEKQPNDAVNVPEPAGGWDNGSAAPTQGKMRSATPMSLGALTVGKR; this is encoded by the coding sequence GTGCCGTGGAGTGTCAAAGGCATCCGACCGGAAGCGCGCGAAAGCGCGCGCGAGGCAGCGCGTCGGTCCGGTATGTCTTTGGGCGATTGGCTGAACTCGGTCATCCTGCAGCAGGCCGCCACGAACGGCACACAGCCCGGCGCCGACGAGGATGAAGACTTCTACGGCGAAGACCTCACGAGCGTGCATCAGCGCCTCGACGAGCTCACCCGCAAGATCGATCACTTCGCGCGTACGGGCCCGCAGGCCTACGCGCCCAAGCGCCAGCGCGAATCGCGCGAGGATAACGACCAGCTCGCCGCGCTGATCTCGCGCCTCGACCACCGCATCGACCAGTTCGTCACGACCGCGCGCACCTTGCCGCAGGTCGCGCCGCCGATGGCGCCGGCAATAGCGCCCGCCATGGCGCCCTACGTCCCGCAACAGGCCCCCGCTCCGGCGCACATGCCGCCGCCCGCGCACCATATGCCGCCGCCGCAGCATATGACCCCGCCGCAGCATATCCAGATGCCGCAGCCGATGCCGCCGGTGCAGATGCCGCCGGCCCTCGACCGCGCGATCGCCGAGATCAGCGCCCGTCAGCGTGCGCTCAACGGCGCCGCAACGCAGCCTGCGATTCGGCAGCCGGCGCCGCCGCCGGCCGAGCCGCAACCCCGGCCGCAACCGCAGCCGCCACTGCCAATGGTGCTGCAGCCGGTGCCGACGCAGGATCTCTCGGGCCTCGAAGATCAGCTCCGCCGCATCACCGACCAGATCGAGACCCTGCGCAAGCCGGGCGTGGAAGAGGCGATCAACGCCCTGCGTGGCGAGCTCGGCGAAATCGGCCGCGCGCTCAACGAGGCCATGCCGCGCCGCGCCATCGACACCATCGAGCGGCAGATTCAGGGCCTGAACCAGCGCATTGCCGAAGGCCGCCACAACGGCATCGACGGCGGCGCCCTTGCCGGCGTCGAAAGCGCGCTCGCGGAAGTGCGCGATGCCTTGCGCGGCCTGACGCCCGCCGAAAACCTGGTCGGCTTCAACGAGGCGGTGCACGGTCTCGCGCACAAAATCGATCTCATCGTCGCGCAGAAGGACCCCGCGACGCTGAACCAGCTCGAGCACGCCATCACCACGCTGCGGGACATGTCGCAGCACGTCGCCTCGAACGAGGCGGTGGGCGAACTGGCGGCCCAGGTCCATGCCTTGAGCGAACGCGTCGAGCATCTGTCCGCGGCCGGCCCCGGCAGCGACGCGCTCAATCACCTCGAACACCGCATCGATGCGCTGGCCCGCGCGCTCGCCGAGCGCGCCCAGAACGGCAATGTCGTCCCGCCGCGACTCGAAGCGCTGGTACAGTCGCTGACCGACAAGATCGAGCTGATCCAGCAGCGCCGCGGCGACAACGTCGCGGTCGACCATCTCGAAGACCGCATCGTCAAGCTGGTCGAGCGGCTGGACGCGTCCGATTCGCGGCTCGGCCACCTCGAGACGATCGAGCGCGGCCTGGCCGATCTGCTCGTGCATATCGAGGATATGCGCACCAACAGGCAGTCCGAGGCGCTGCGCGCCGAAGGCGGGCCTGCTGTCGACGCGCTGAAGCAGGATATCGCCCGCACCCAGAACGTGCTGGAGGCGGTGAACGGCACGCTCGGCCATGTGGTCGACCGGCTGGCGATGATCGAGAAGGACATCCGCGGCGAGAAGCGCAGCGGCCCGGCCTTCCACAGCGACACGCTCGAACTGACGCAGCCGATGCCCGGCAAGGTCGCCGTGCGCATGGTTGAGGAAGCGCCGCCGACCGTGCCGCACATGCCGCCGGCCCCGCAGCTCGACATACAGCGGGCGCCCGCGCCGCAACCGCAGCCGCCGATGCAATTTGCGCGGCCACCGGCACCGCCGATGATGGCGCCGCAAGCGCCGCCGCACGCGGCGCCGCAGGCGGCCGGACCGCATCCGGCACAGCGCCGCATGCCGCCGGCGGGCCATGGGCCCATCAATCCCGATCTGCCGCCCGATCAGCCGCTCGAGCCGGGTTCCGGCCCGCCGCGCGTGCGGCCCGGCGCGCGCATTGCCATGTCAGAAGCGGCGCTGGGGCCGGCGCGGCCCACGGCGGCGGCGCCCGCGGACAGCAAGTCGAACTTCATTGCCGCGGCACGCCGCGCCGCGCGTGCGGCCGTGGATGAGGCGGCATCTCATCTGCCGCGTCAGGGCGCCGAGCAGCCGGACGACGCGTCGCCGAAGTCGCGCGCCGGTCTGATCAAGCGCGTGAAGTCGCTGATCGTCGCCGCGAGCATCGTCGCGGGCGTCGTCGGCGCCGTGCAGATCATGGGCAACATGGTGCACCGGCCGCTGCCGCTGACGACCAAGAGCATCAAGAGCTCGGACGCGGACGCCGCCAAGGCCGACGCGCTCGACGCGGCCGATGACGATGCCGTGGCGGACGGGCCGGCGGCCAATCCGCTCGCGACACCGGCCGACCGCGCTACGCCGTCCGACCGCGCTGCTGCACCGATAGCGCCGACTGCGCCAGCTGCGCCAAGCGCACCGTCGCTTGTGCCCGCCCCGCTCAATTTCAATCAGAACATGCCGTCGCTGCTTGCCCCGCCGGCGATGAACCCGCCGGCGGCCAATGACATCACCGGCTCGATCCCGAAACCGGCGAAGCCGCTGCCGACGGCGCGGCAGCAGGAGACGAGCGCCGGCGTCTACAATGACCGTCTGCCGATCGCGATCGGCGGAACGAAGCTCCGCGAGGCCGCGCTCGCCGGCAGTGGCGCTGCCGCCTACGAGGTTGCGACCCGCTATGCCGAAGGCCGTGGCGTGCCGGCGAGCCTCGACGACGCCGCGCGCTGGTACGAGCGCGCCGCGGCCAAGGGCCTTGCGCCAGCGCAATTCCGCTACGCAAGCCTGCTGGAGAAGGGCCAGGGCGTGAAGAAGGACCTCACCCAGGCCCGCAAGCTCTATCTTGCAGCCGCGGCCAAGGGCAACGCGAAGGCGATGCATAACCTCGCGGTGCTTTATGCCGAAGGGGTCGACGGCAAGCCCGATTACGCCGCCGCGGCGCAGTGGTTCACCAAGGCGGCGCAGCACGGCGTGCCCGACAGCCAGTACAATCTCGGTGTGCTGGCGGCGCGTGGCCTTGGCACGCCCAAGAGCCTCACCGACTCCTACAAGTGGTTCGCCCTCGCCGCCGCGCAGGGCGACAAGGAAGCCACTCGCAAGCGCGATGAAGTCGCGGGGCAACTCGCGCCCGCCGCGCTCTCCGCCGCGCAACAGGCGGTCGCGGCCTTCGTGCCGGAAAAGCAACCCAACGATGCGGTCAACGTGCCTGAACCGGCCGGCGGCTGGGACAACGGCAGCGCCGCGCCGACACAGGGCAAAATGCGCTCGGCCACGCCGATGTCGCTCGGCGCCCTCACGGTCGGAAAACGGTGA
- a CDS encoding LysR substrate-binding domain-containing protein produces MLDIELLRSFVSVVDAGGFTRAGERVHRTQSTVSQQIKRLEESVGRPLLVRNGKQATPTEEGERLLTYARRILALEREARDVVARPAADGIVRLGLPEDFAAYRLTEVLSDFARSRPTLRLDVRCGLSVSLRQALERGELDLALFKREAGGRSGIAAWPEKLHWVTSRTHPVDLSRDPVPLAMSEQGCLYRERMIHALEASGRAWHIAYTSPNLPGIQAAVSVGLGISILPEVAILAEHQTLGAEALPPITNTEIALVATDHPSLATRQLAERLVDFCSSTDPRAPVAPQPGRQRLAANA; encoded by the coding sequence ATGCTCGATATCGAGCTCCTGCGCAGCTTCGTCTCGGTGGTCGATGCCGGCGGCTTCACCCGCGCCGGCGAGCGCGTCCACCGCACGCAGTCGACTGTCAGCCAGCAGATCAAACGGCTCGAGGAATCCGTCGGCCGGCCGCTCCTGGTCCGCAACGGCAAGCAGGCAACGCCCACCGAGGAAGGCGAACGGCTTCTCACCTACGCCCGGCGCATCCTCGCGCTCGAGCGCGAGGCGCGCGATGTGGTGGCGCGGCCGGCCGCCGACGGCATCGTGCGGCTCGGTCTCCCGGAAGACTTCGCCGCATATCGACTGACCGAAGTGCTGTCGGATTTCGCGCGGTCGCGACCGACCTTGCGGCTCGACGTGCGTTGCGGATTGAGCGTGTCGCTCAGACAAGCACTCGAACGCGGCGAGCTCGACCTTGCGCTGTTCAAACGCGAGGCGGGTGGTCGCAGCGGCATCGCGGCGTGGCCGGAAAAACTGCATTGGGTGACGAGCCGCACGCACCCCGTCGATTTATCGCGCGACCCGGTACCGCTGGCGATGTCGGAACAAGGGTGCCTTTATCGCGAACGAATGATCCATGCTTTGGAAGCCTCCGGCCGCGCGTGGCATATCGCTTATACGAGTCCGAACCTGCCGGGCATTCAGGCCGCCGTGTCGGTCGGGCTTGGCATCAGCATTCTGCCCGAGGTCGCCATCCTCGCGGAGCATCAGACCCTCGGCGCCGAGGCGCTTCCGCCGATCACCAACACGGAAATCGCGCTGGTCGCCACGGATCATCCGAGCCTGGCAACACGGCAATTGGCCGAGCGGCTGGTCGATTTCTGCTCGAGCACCGATCCGCGCGCGCCTGTTGCGCCTCAGCCTGGAAGGCAACGCCTGGCGGCGAACGCATAA
- the pdeM gene encoding ligase-associated DNA damage response endonuclease PdeM, whose product MRGRAEHVVALCDIALVADPAGALYWADEGVLVVSDLHLEKGSSFARRGVLLPPYDTAATLARLARLVTHYAPRVVVALGDNFHDGGGAARLGDGDRAQLVALQRGRDWIWITGNHDPEPADNIGGVFQETLRRGPLTFRHLPTGASGDICGHLHPVARISHRGRAISRACFAADPTRLVMPAFGAFTGGLNVRDAAFADVFGTLAFTAHMLGEDRLYAFAARRCLPG is encoded by the coding sequence TTGCGGGGACGAGCGGAGCATGTTGTCGCCCTCTGCGATATTGCCCTCGTCGCCGATCCAGCCGGCGCTTTGTACTGGGCCGACGAAGGCGTGCTCGTCGTGTCCGATCTGCATCTGGAGAAAGGCTCGAGCTTTGCCCGTCGCGGCGTGTTGCTGCCGCCTTACGACACGGCGGCGACGTTGGCGCGACTTGCGCGCCTCGTCACGCATTACGCGCCACGCGTGGTCGTTGCGTTGGGCGACAATTTCCATGACGGGGGTGGAGCGGCGCGTCTCGGCGATGGCGATCGCGCACAGCTCGTGGCATTGCAGCGCGGGCGCGATTGGATATGGATCACCGGCAACCACGATCCGGAGCCGGCGGACAACATCGGCGGCGTGTTTCAGGAAACGCTGAGGCGCGGGCCGCTCACCTTCCGCCATCTGCCGACGGGCGCCTCGGGCGACATCTGCGGCCATCTGCATCCGGTCGCGCGTATATCGCATCGCGGCCGTGCCATCAGCCGCGCCTGCTTCGCCGCGGATCCGACACGCCTCGTGATGCCGGCCTTCGGCGCCTTCACCGGCGGCCTCAATGTGCGCGACGCCGCCTTCGCCGATGTGTTCGGCACGCTTGCCTTCACGGCGCATATGCTCGGCGAAGACCGGCTTTATGCGTTCGCCGCCAGGCGTTGCCTTCCAGGCTGA
- a CDS encoding sulfite exporter TauE/SafE family protein: MQIYLPIADMPVNIFLVLGMGLAVGFISGMFGIGGGFLMTPLLIFIGISPAVAVASVASHISASSFTGAITYWRKRAIDVALAMMLLAAGILGTATGVWLFTVLRTMDQLDLVIGLSYVTLLTSVGGMMIWESVRAELRARKGMPATLRRPGSHSWVHGLPLKMRFKRSKIYVSAIPVWAIGFSIGFVGAILGIGGGFLLVPMLIYFLRVPTATVIGTSMVLTLITMASATVMHAVTNHLVDALLALILMVGGVIGAQFGVRTGQRMRGERLRLLLGLLVFAVGLRFAFELVVKPEDLYSLRHVRSE, translated from the coding sequence GTGCAGATCTATCTCCCGATCGCCGACATGCCCGTGAACATCTTCCTGGTGCTGGGGATGGGGCTGGCGGTCGGTTTCATTTCCGGCATGTTCGGCATCGGCGGCGGCTTCCTCATGACGCCGCTGCTGATCTTCATCGGCATCTCACCCGCCGTGGCCGTCGCCAGCGTCGCGAGCCACATCTCGGCTTCGTCATTCACCGGAGCGATCACCTATTGGCGCAAGCGCGCCATCGACGTCGCGCTGGCGATGATGCTGCTGGCCGCCGGCATTCTCGGCACGGCGACGGGCGTGTGGCTGTTCACCGTGCTGCGGACCATGGACCAGCTCGACCTGGTGATCGGCCTCTCCTACGTGACGCTGCTGACGTCGGTCGGCGGCATGATGATTTGGGAAAGCGTGCGCGCCGAGTTGCGGGCCCGCAAAGGCATGCCGGCCACCCTGCGCCGGCCCGGCAGCCATAGCTGGGTGCATGGCCTGCCGTTGAAGATGCGCTTCAAGCGCTCGAAGATCTACGTGTCGGCCATTCCGGTCTGGGCGATCGGCTTCTCGATCGGCTTCGTCGGCGCCATTCTCGGCATCGGTGGCGGCTTTTTGCTCGTACCGATGCTCATCTATTTCCTGCGCGTGCCGACGGCGACCGTGATCGGCACCTCCATGGTCCTGACGCTAATCACCATGGCTTCGGCAACGGTGATGCACGCCGTCACCAATCATCTGGTGGATGCGCTGCTGGCGCTGATCCTGATGGTCGGCGGCGTGATCGGCGCGCAATTCGGCGTCCGCACCGGCCAGCGCATGCGCGGCGAACGCCTGCGGCTCCTGCTCGGCCTTCTAGTGTTCGCGGTCGGCCTGCGCTTCGCGTTCGAGCTGGTCGTCAAGCCGGAGGATCTCTATTCGCTGCGCCATGTGAGGAGCGAGTGA